Sequence from the Qipengyuania gaetbuli genome:
CGTGATCCCGCACATCGACGTCTTCCTCGACGATGGTTCGACCAAGGAAGAGTGGAAGATGGTGGTCGAGACCAAGAAGATCCTCGACCCGAAGATCAAGCTGACCGCCACTTGCGTGCGCGTGCCGGTCTTCGTCGGCCATTCCGAAGCGGTGAACATCGAGTTCGAGAACGAGATTTCCGCCGAACAGGCTCAGGACATCCTGCGCGAGGCGCCCGGCATCATGCTGGTCGATAAGCGCGAGGATGGCGGCTACACGACCCCGATCGAGGCGGCTGGCGACAGCGCGACCTACATCAGCCGCGTGCGCGAGGATGCGACGGTCGAAAACGGCCTCACCCTGTGGTGCGTGTCGGACAACCTGCGCAAGGGCGCAGCGCTGAACGCGGTGCAGATCGCGGAACTCCTCGGCCGCGAATGCCTTAAGAAGGGATGATCAGGCACACCCTCCCGCTCGCCGCTCTTGCACTCGCTCTCGCCGCCTGCGGCGGGGCTGAGACGACGCCAAGCGACGACACCTCGTCAGGCGCGCAGCAGGCCCCTGCTGCCGACCGGTTCGAAGGCACGAAGCTGGTGGTCAATGCGAACGGCGTCGCCGGCGCCAGCGCGGACAGCGCCATGGTGCTGCGGTTCGGGTCTCCCCGCGCCGATGTCGAGAAGATGGCCGAAAGCGCTTGGGGCGCGGCCGGCGAAACCTCGCGGCAGGAGGAATGCGGGGCAGGGCCGATGGACTTCGTATCCTATGGCCCGCTGCAACTCGCATTCCAGGACGACAAGTTCGCCGGCTGGTTCCTCCAGACCGGTGAAGGCGTGGCCACTTCGGACGGCATCCGTCCAGGCGTGACGATCGATGCGCTCAAGTCGGAACGGCAAGTGCGCGAAATCGACAGCACTCTGCCGGGCGAGTTCGAATACACCACCGGTGATTTCGGCACGATCCGGGGCTTTTCGGAACAGGGCACGATAACCGGCCTGCAAGCTGGCCTCAGTTGCTTCTTCCGCTGATCATTCGCCCGGCGGGGGCATGGCTCCTGCCGGCTGCGAATTTCGCTTCATCAGGAACGCCAGCGGGATCGCGGCGATGGTGATCCACATCATCATCCAGAAGTCGTCAACATAGGCGACCATGGCGGCCTGCCTGGTCGCTTCGAGGTCGATCATCTTGAGAGCGACATCGCCCAGGTTCTGGTAGCGGTCCACCGTACCGACATCGACCATGTTGGATACCGACGCGCCCGTGATGTTGGCGGCGATATCGGCGTGGCTGGTCTGCATGTTCCGGGCAAGCATGACCGTTGTCAGCGATATTCCGGCCGAGGCGCCCAGCGAGCGGAACAGGTTCATCAGGCTCGACCCGTCGGTGCGAAGCCGCGGCGCCAGCGTGGCAAAGGCGCTGACATTGAGCGGGATGAACACGAGGCCCATGCCGAGGCCCTGGATGAGGCCCGACGACACGATGTGGAAACGGTCCACGCCCAGCGACCAGTGGCTCATCTGCCAGAGCGAGAAGGCACAGATCGCAAAACCCGCGGCAACCACGGGGCGCGCATCGAGATTGCGGCGCATGGCCATCCCGGCAAACTGCATCGAGATCAGAACGCCGACACCGCGCGGCATCAGGACGAGACCGGTATCGATCACGTCGTAGCTCATCAGTTGCTGCAGCATCGGCGGGAGCAGGGCCATGGTCGCGAACATCACGACACCGATGGCCAGCATGAACCCCAGCGCAATGGCGAAATTGCGGTCGAGGAACAGCGCCCGGTCGAACAGCCCGTCCCGCGCGGTGGCCAGGTGGATCACCGCCATCCAGGTCGCCGAGACGAACAGGAAGGTCCACAGCCAGATTTCGAGGCTGTCGAACCAGTCCAGCGTCTGCCCGCGGTCGAGCAGCATCTGGAACGCGGCCAGCGCAACCCCGAGCATCAGGAAGCCGAATATGTCGAACCGGCGTTTCACCGTGTCGCGGTGCGGCAGCTGGGTGACGAGGATTGCCAGGCTCAGAATGCCGATCGGCAGGTTCACGTAGAACACCCAGCGCCAGTTCGCCTGCTCGGTCAGCCAGCCGCCGAGCACGGGGCCGAGGATCGGGCCGATCATGATGCCCATGCCCCACAGCGCCATCATCTGCGCATGGCGGCTCGGCTTGTTGGTATCGAGCATGAAGGCCTGGCTGAGCGGGGCGATGAATGCGCCCGTCACGCCCTGCAAGGCGCGGAAGAGGACCATCTCTTCCAGATTCTGCGCCATGCCGCACAGCATCGAGGAAACGATGAATCCCGCGACCGAGAAGATGAACAACCGCCGCCCGCCGACGCGGTCGGCCAGCCAGCCGGTAATCGGGAGGGCAACGGCG
This genomic interval carries:
- a CDS encoding DHA2 family efflux MFS transporter permease subunit, encoding MASRALPAGSASAPAAKADVAQLPVANPGLLIVGIMAASLLQVLDTTIANVAIPHMRTALGATTETITWVLTSYIIASAVALPITGWLADRVGGRRLFIFSVAGFIVSSMLCGMAQNLEEMVLFRALQGVTGAFIAPLSQAFMLDTNKPSRHAQMMALWGMGIMIGPILGPVLGGWLTEQANWRWVFYVNLPIGILSLAILVTQLPHRDTVKRRFDIFGFLMLGVALAAFQMLLDRGQTLDWFDSLEIWLWTFLFVSATWMAVIHLATARDGLFDRALFLDRNFAIALGFMLAIGVVMFATMALLPPMLQQLMSYDVIDTGLVLMPRGVGVLISMQFAGMAMRRNLDARPVVAAGFAICAFSLWQMSHWSLGVDRFHIVSSGLIQGLGMGLVFIPLNVSAFATLAPRLRTDGSSLMNLFRSLGASAGISLTTVMLARNMQTSHADIAANITGASVSNMVDVGTVDRYQNLGDVALKMIDLEATRQAAMVAYVDDFWMMMWITIAAIPLAFLMKRNSQPAGAMPPPGE